The following are encoded together in the Oryzias melastigma strain HK-1 linkage group LG17, ASM292280v2, whole genome shotgun sequence genome:
- the LOC112147228 gene encoding RING finger protein 11 isoform X1 yields MGNCLKSPTSDDISLLHDSQSDRASFGDGMDPDLEPPPPYQEQAHMPTYHPTPSQARLATQLTEEEQIRIAQRIGLIQHLPKGVYDGGQDGSEKKIRECVICMLDFVYGDPIRFLPCMHIYHMDCIDDWLMRSFTCPSCMEPVDAALLSTYETN; encoded by the exons ATGGGCAACTGTCTGAAGTCTCCCACATCGGATGATATTTCTCTGCTGCACGATTCCCAGTCCGACCGGGCGAGTTTCGGTGACGGCATGGATCCGGACCTGGAGCCCCCTCCACCTTACCAG GAGCAGGCACACATGCCGACATACCATCCTACGCCCAGTCAAGCTCGTCTGGCCACCCAGCtcacagaggaggagcagatccGCATAGCTCAGCGCATTGGCCTCATCCAGCACCTCCCTAAGGGGgtttatgatggaggacaagaCGGCTCAGAGAAGAAAATAAGAGA atgtgtgATCTGTATGCTGGACTTTGTTTATGGAGACCCCATCCGATTCCTGCCGTGTATGCACATCTACCACATGGACTGCATAGACGACTGGCTGATGAGGTCCTTCACTTGCCCCTCCTGCATGGAGCCCGTGGATGCTGCCCTTCTATCCACCTATGAGACCAACTGA
- the LOC112147228 gene encoding RING finger protein 11 isoform X2, protein MGNCLKSPTSDDISLLHDSQSDRASFGDGMDPDLEPPPPYQAHMPTYHPTPSQARLATQLTEEEQIRIAQRIGLIQHLPKGVYDGGQDGSEKKIRECVICMLDFVYGDPIRFLPCMHIYHMDCIDDWLMRSFTCPSCMEPVDAALLSTYETN, encoded by the exons ATGGGCAACTGTCTGAAGTCTCCCACATCGGATGATATTTCTCTGCTGCACGATTCCCAGTCCGACCGGGCGAGTTTCGGTGACGGCATGGATCCGGACCTGGAGCCCCCTCCACCTTACCAG GCACACATGCCGACATACCATCCTACGCCCAGTCAAGCTCGTCTGGCCACCCAGCtcacagaggaggagcagatccGCATAGCTCAGCGCATTGGCCTCATCCAGCACCTCCCTAAGGGGgtttatgatggaggacaagaCGGCTCAGAGAAGAAAATAAGAGA atgtgtgATCTGTATGCTGGACTTTGTTTATGGAGACCCCATCCGATTCCTGCCGTGTATGCACATCTACCACATGGACTGCATAGACGACTGGCTGATGAGGTCCTTCACTTGCCCCTCCTGCATGGAGCCCGTGGATGCTGCCCTTCTATCCACCTATGAGACCAACTGA
- the rpe65a gene encoding retinoid isomerohydrolase, protein MVSRFEHPAGSYKKIFETCEELAEPLPTTVTGRIPSFLRGSLLRLGPGLFEVGDEPFYHLFDGQAFMHKFDFKNGQVTYFNKFVRTDAYVRAITEKRVVITEFGTFAYPDPCKNIFSRFFSYFKGVEVTDNCLVNVYPIGEDFYAVTETNYITKVNTDTLETLKKVDMCNFVNINGITAHPHIEADGTVYNIGNCMGKGATLAYNIVKIPPTQKDKSDPIEKSKVVVQFPSAERFKPSYVHSFGMSENYFVFVETPVKINLLKFLSAWSIRGSNYMDCFESNEAQGTNFHIAKKSPGEYIDLKFKGAAIGMFHHINTYEDDGFLVVDLCAWKGFEFVYNYLWLANLRANWEEVKKAAMMAPQPEVRRYVIPLDVHKEEQGKNLVSLPYTTATATMHSDGMVWLEPEVLFSGPRQAFEFPQIDYKRHGGKNYTYAYALGLNHFIPDRICKLNVKTKETWVWQEPDSYPSEPLFVQNPDGVDEDDGILLTIVAAPGAQKPAYLLILNAKDLSEVARAEVDYSIPVTFHGMYKP, encoded by the exons ATGGTCAGCAG atttgaacATCCAGCTGGCAGCTACAAGAAGATTTTTGAGACTTGTGAGGAGCTTGCTGAACCTCTGCCAACAACCGTCACAG GCAGGATCCCTTCATTTCTGAGAGGAAGTCTTCTCCGTTTGGGACCTGGACTTTTTGAAGTTGGAGACGAGCCCTTCTACCACCTCTTCGATGGCCAGGCCTTTATGCATAAATTTGACTTCAAGAATGGCCAGGTCACCTACTTCAACAA ATTTGTCCGGACAGACGCATACGTGCGAGCCATCACAGAGAAACGTGTGGTGATCACTGAGTTTGGGACATTCGCTTACCCAGATCCATGTAAAAACATCTTCTCCAG GTTCTTCTCGTATTTTAAGGGCGTTGAAGTCACAGACAACTGTTTGGTGAACGTCTATCCAATCGGAGAGGATTTCTATGCTGTCACGGAAACCAACTACATCACTAAAGTGAACACAGACACCCTGGAGACACTGAAGAAG GTTGACATGTGCAACTTTGTCAACATTAATGGGATAACAGCTCACCCTCACATCGAGGCGGATGGCACGGTGTACAACATCGGAAACTGCATGGGGAAAGGGGCCACACTGGCCTACAACATTGTCAAGATACCTCCCACTCAGAAAG ataaGTCTGATCCCATTGAGAAATCCAAAGTGGTGGTGCAGTTCCCTAGCGCTGAGCGGTTCAAGCCTTCGTATGTGCATAG TTTCGGTATGTCAGAGAACTATTTCGTCTTTGTGGAAACTCCTGTGAAAATCAACCTGCTGAAGTTTCTGAGCGCCTGGAGCATCCGAGGCTCCAACTACATGGACTGCTTTGAGTCCAATGAGGCCCAAGGA ACTAATTTCCACATTGCCAAGAAATCCCCTGGTGAGTACATCGATCTCAAGTTCAAAGGAGCAGCAATCGGCATGTTCCACCACATCAACACCTATGAGGATGATGGATTTCTGGTTGTGGACCTGTGTGCCTGGAAAGG TTTTGAGTTTGTTTACAACTACCTGTGGCTGGCCAACCTGAGAGCCAACTGGGAGGAAGTAAAGAAGGCCGCCATGATGGCCCCGCAGCCGGAGGTGCGCAGATACGTCATTCCCCTGGACGTCCACAAG GAGGAGCAGGGAAAAAATCTGGTCAGTCTGCCTTACACCACGGCTACTGCAACGATGCACTCTGACGGGATGGTGTGGCTGGAGCCCGAGGTGCTGTTTTCTGGACCTCGACAAG ctttcGAGTTTCCTCAGATTGACTACAAAAGACACGGAGGAAAGAACTACACCTACGCCTATGCTCTGGGTCTGAACCATTTTATCCCAGACAGG ATCTGCAAACTGAATGTGAAGACCAAAGAGACCTGGGTGTGGCAGGAGCCTGACTCCTATCCCTCTGAGCCCCTGTTTGTGCAGAATCCCGATGGTGTGGATGAGGACGACG GAATTCTGCTTACTATAGTGGCAGCTCCCGGAGCCCAGAAACCCGCTTACCTCCTCATCCTTAACGCCAAGGATCTGTCGGAGGTTGCCAGAGCAGAGGTGGATTATTCCATTCCCGTCACCTTCCATGGGATGTACAAACCCTGA